A stretch of the Dichotomicrobium thermohalophilum genome encodes the following:
- a CDS encoding DUF2062 domain-containing protein codes for MAAGPRSKRRSPLARLIRYRLHIPMIRSGHPPEHTARGVMMGLIWAFVPLFGLQMGGVLLSWTIGSRMIGWRFALIPAVAFTWVTNILTIVPVYYVYYITGQLMLGHWNDIAGYDAFAALFASTAPSDAGFFEAVWAWIETLLTYWGVPIVLGSLPWTIIIAAGGYRLSLNFVRAYRRRRAERMARRAGNTAEQRGEEASEP; via the coding sequence ATGGCAGCCGGTCCGCGCTCCAAGCGCCGCAGCCCGCTTGCACGGCTGATTCGCTATCGCCTGCACATCCCGATGATCCGCAGCGGCCACCCCCCTGAGCACACCGCGCGCGGCGTGATGATGGGGCTCATCTGGGCGTTCGTGCCGCTGTTCGGCCTGCAGATGGGCGGCGTGTTGTTGAGCTGGACGATCGGCAGCCGGATGATCGGCTGGCGCTTTGCGCTGATCCCGGCGGTGGCCTTCACCTGGGTGACCAACATCCTGACCATCGTGCCGGTCTATTACGTCTATTACATCACTGGCCAGCTCATGCTCGGCCACTGGAACGACATCGCCGGTTATGACGCCTTCGCCGCCCTGTTTGCCAGCACCGCGCCGTCGGATGCCGGTTTCTTCGAGGCGGTGTGGGCGTGGATCGAAACCCTGCTGACCTACTGGGGCGTTCCGATCGTGCTCGGGTCGCTCCCATGGACCATTATCATTGCTGCGGGTGGGTATCGGCTGAGCCTGAATTTCGTGCGCGCCTATCGCCGCCGGCGCGCGGAGCGCATGGCCCGACGGGCGGGAAACACGGCGGAACAGAGAGGCGAAGAGGCCTCAGAGCCATAG
- the coaBC gene encoding bifunctional phosphopantothenoylcysteine decarboxylase/phosphopantothenate--cysteine ligase CoaBC yields the protein MSSLAGRNILFILGAGIAAYKVLDVMRRVRERGAHVRTILTSGAAEFVTPLSVGALSEAPVFTELFDLKNETEIGHIRLAREADLIVVAPATADLMARMAHGQADDLATTVLLAADKPVLCAPAMNVRMWHHTATQRNLAQLAEDGIHFVGPDEGAMACGEYGLGRMAPVEVIVEKIEAMLGPEARPLAGRHILVTAGPTHEPIDPVRFIANRSSGKQGYAIAEAAEALGACVTLVSGPTDLAAPPGVRRLNVETAEEMLAAVENALPADAAIFAAAVADWRVAENPSAKLKKSGGAPTLALTENPDILKTIAAREDRPALVVGFAAETGDAAAKGQEKRRSKGCDWIVANDVSPESGVFGSDENDVTLVTGESAEDWPRMRKAEVARRLMTRIAEALEGRPYLPTRAGHGA from the coding sequence ATGAGCAGCCTAGCGGGTCGGAACATTCTCTTCATCCTCGGGGCAGGCATCGCGGCCTACAAGGTGCTCGATGTGATGCGCCGCGTGCGCGAGCGTGGCGCGCATGTGCGCACGATCCTCACCTCCGGCGCGGCTGAGTTCGTCACGCCCCTGAGCGTTGGCGCCCTTTCGGAAGCGCCGGTCTTCACAGAGTTGTTCGATCTCAAGAACGAGACCGAAATCGGCCATATCCGCTTGGCGCGCGAGGCGGACCTTATCGTCGTGGCGCCGGCCACGGCCGATCTCATGGCGCGAATGGCGCATGGTCAGGCCGATGACCTTGCGACGACCGTGCTGCTGGCCGCCGACAAGCCGGTGCTCTGCGCGCCGGCCATGAATGTGCGCATGTGGCATCATACCGCGACGCAGCGCAATCTCGCCCAGCTTGCGGAAGACGGCATCCATTTCGTCGGCCCGGATGAGGGGGCCATGGCGTGCGGCGAATACGGGCTTGGCCGGATGGCGCCGGTCGAAGTGATTGTCGAGAAGATCGAAGCGATGCTTGGACCGGAAGCCCGTCCGCTGGCTGGCCGGCACATCCTTGTCACGGCCGGGCCAACGCATGAACCGATCGACCCCGTGCGCTTCATCGCGAACCGCTCGTCCGGCAAACAGGGCTACGCCATTGCCGAAGCGGCGGAGGCCCTGGGGGCCTGCGTCACGCTCGTTTCCGGGCCGACCGACTTGGCCGCGCCGCCAGGCGTACGGCGTCTCAACGTCGAAACCGCCGAGGAGATGCTCGCTGCGGTCGAGAACGCGCTGCCGGCCGACGCGGCGATCTTCGCGGCCGCTGTTGCGGACTGGCGGGTTGCCGAAAATCCCTCGGCCAAGCTGAAGAAATCTGGCGGCGCGCCAACGCTCGCCCTGACCGAGAACCCCGACATCCTCAAGACCATCGCCGCGCGCGAGGACCGGCCCGCGTTGGTCGTCGGTTTCGCGGCGGAGACGGGCGACGCGGCTGCCAAGGGGCAGGAGAAGCGCCGCTCCAAGGGCTGCGACTGGATCGTGGCGAACGACGTGTCGCCAGAGAGTGGCGTGTTTGGCAGTGACGAGAACGACGTCACGCTGGTGACGGGCGAAAGCGCGGAAGACTGGCCGCGGATGAGAAAAGCGGAAGTTGCCCGGCGACTGATGACCCGCATCGCGGAAGCGCTGGAGGGGCGGCCGTATCTGCCGACGAGGGCGGGTCATGGCGCCTGA
- the dut gene encoding dUTP diphosphatase — protein sequence MAPEIEVAVQQLPHGAGLPLPEYQSADAAGMDLRAALAEHEPLTLRPMARALVPTALAIALPPGYEAQVRPRSGLAYRHGISVLNAPGTIDADYRGEVQVLLVNLGGENVLIERGMRIAQLVVAPVTRAQLRLVEALPETQRGAGGFGSTGGT from the coding sequence ATGGCGCCTGAGATCGAGGTTGCCGTCCAGCAGCTGCCGCATGGCGCGGGCCTGCCGCTGCCCGAATATCAATCCGCCGATGCGGCCGGGATGGATCTGCGCGCTGCCCTGGCAGAGCACGAGCCGCTGACGCTGCGGCCGATGGCGCGCGCTTTGGTGCCGACTGCTCTGGCGATCGCCTTGCCGCCGGGCTACGAGGCGCAGGTACGCCCACGCTCGGGGCTGGCATATCGCCACGGCATCAGCGTACTCAACGCGCCGGGTACGATTGACGCGGATTATCGCGGCGAGGTCCAGGTGCTGTTGGTCAATCTCGGCGGGGAGAATGTCCTCATCGAGCGGGGAATGCGCATCGCCCAGCTTGTCGTCGCCCCTGTGACACGCGCGCAGCTCCGGCTGGTCGAGGCGCTGCCCGAGACGCAGCGTGGAGCTGGCGGCTTTGGCTCCACCGGCGGGACTTGA
- a CDS encoding DnaJ domain-containing protein — translation MQFLIIGVLLLLLLLLYAGRVARMSPKAGARAIRRGGGYGLLGLAIGLGLAGRIGMAIPLALIGGWLLGWRLPSIGGQTGPIPGNARPSGGQASTVRAEFVEMTLDHDTGNMDGEVLAGQYAGRRLSSMETSELLTLLRETLSHDAQSAKLVEAYLDRVAPDWRDQPGARASETSDAAASGPMTIAEAYRILGLWPGAKPEEIRRAHREMMKKFHPDQGGSTYLAMKINEAKDTLLAQFSQKQAG, via the coding sequence ATGCAATTCCTGATTATCGGTGTCCTGCTTCTGCTGTTGCTGCTGCTTTACGCTGGCCGTGTCGCGCGAATGAGTCCCAAGGCAGGCGCGCGGGCAATCCGGCGCGGCGGGGGCTATGGGCTGCTCGGGCTGGCAATCGGGCTGGGGCTCGCCGGGCGCATTGGCATGGCGATCCCGCTTGCGCTGATCGGCGGGTGGCTGCTGGGCTGGCGACTGCCGTCAATCGGCGGGCAGACCGGTCCGATCCCCGGCAATGCGCGCCCCAGCGGCGGGCAGGCTTCAACCGTGCGGGCCGAGTTCGTCGAGATGACGCTCGACCACGACACAGGGAACATGGATGGCGAAGTTCTCGCGGGGCAATATGCCGGGCGAAGGCTCTCCAGCATGGAGACCTCGGAGCTGCTGACGCTTTTGCGGGAGACGCTTTCGCACGACGCGCAGAGTGCGAAACTGGTGGAGGCCTATCTGGACCGTGTTGCGCCTGACTGGCGCGATCAGCCCGGCGCGCGCGCGAGCGAAACGAGCGACGCCGCTGCTTCCGGACCGATGACCATCGCTGAAGCCTATCGCATTCTGGGCCTATGGCCGGGCGCCAAGCCGGAGGAAATTCGCCGTGCGCATCGCGAGATGATGAAGAAGTTTCACCCGGACCAGGGCGGCTCGACCTATCTGGCGATGAAGATCAACGAGGCGAAGGACACGCTGCTCGCGCAGTTCTCGCAGAAACAAGCCGGTTGA
- a CDS encoding VWA domain-containing protein encodes MSTKDSPDKTRPAPAEQTPDPGKAPAKSSADEIDAFVAQVRSMPANSAQRGRLIFAMDATMSRQPTWDMALQLQGEMFEAVAQIGGLDVQLMYFRGFDECRASKWVSDAHGLTRLMTSVACRGGFTQIRKVLKHARSEAEANEVSALVFVGDSMEEDIDALANTAGELGMLKVPAFMFQEGDKPNAATAFREIARLTGGAYCRFDAGAADSLRALLQAVAVYAAGGRRALEDLSRSGAGPGRLLLEQLKS; translated from the coding sequence ATGTCGACCAAGGACTCACCCGACAAGACGCGGCCGGCCCCGGCCGAGCAGACGCCGGACCCCGGCAAAGCGCCCGCGAAATCCAGCGCCGACGAGATTGATGCTTTCGTCGCGCAAGTCCGCAGCATGCCTGCGAACTCCGCCCAGCGCGGCCGGCTGATTTTCGCCATGGACGCCACCATGAGCCGCCAGCCAACCTGGGACATGGCGTTGCAGCTTCAAGGCGAAATGTTCGAGGCGGTGGCGCAGATCGGCGGGCTGGATGTGCAGCTCATGTATTTTCGCGGCTTCGACGAGTGCCGCGCGTCGAAATGGGTCTCGGATGCGCATGGCCTGACGCGCCTCATGACCAGCGTCGCCTGCCGCGGCGGCTTCACGCAGATCCGCAAGGTACTTAAGCACGCGCGCAGCGAGGCCGAGGCCAACGAAGTCAGCGCGCTGGTCTTCGTTGGCGACAGCATGGAAGAGGATATCGACGCGCTGGCCAACACGGCCGGCGAGCTGGGCATGCTGAAAGTTCCAGCCTTCATGTTCCAGGAGGGCGACAAGCCAAACGCCGCCACCGCCTTCAGGGAAATCGCCCGGCTCACCGGCGGCGCCTATTGCCGGTTCGATGCGGGCGCGGCGGATTCCCTGCGCGCGCTGCTGCAGGCCGTCGCCGTCTACGCTGCCGGCGGGCGACGGGCGCTGGAAGACCTCAGCCGATCAGGCGCGGGGCCGGGGCGCCTGCTGCTCGAACAGCTCAAATCCTGA
- the panC gene encoding pantoate--beta-alanine ligase — translation MALPVVRTVSHLRDAVRRWRRKNRKIALVPTMGGLHEGHLSLVRLARKNADRVIVSIFVNPTQFGPDEDFENYPRDEHGDNRLLSKAGADLVYAPSILEMYPNDFATRVEVAELTQCLCGTSRPHFFAGVTTVVTKLFLQSLPDIAVFGEKDYQQLLVIRQLVKDLNFPIEIIGGPIVREADGLAMSSRNAYLSEADRATAPQLYKVLSDMAEDLGAGRDVESTLAMGANRLRGAGFRIDYLDVRTDDTLIPLEGQVVDSARIFAAVWLGETRLIDNVPIHLIDDPVV, via the coding sequence GTGGCATTGCCAGTCGTGCGCACCGTGAGTCATCTGCGCGACGCCGTCCGCCGCTGGCGGCGCAAGAACCGCAAGATCGCGCTCGTGCCGACCATGGGCGGGCTGCATGAGGGGCATCTTTCGCTCGTGCGCCTCGCCCGCAAGAATGCGGACCGCGTGATCGTCTCAATCTTCGTGAACCCGACCCAGTTCGGCCCGGATGAGGATTTCGAGAATTATCCGCGCGACGAGCATGGCGACAACCGGCTTCTGTCGAAGGCCGGGGCCGACCTCGTCTATGCGCCATCAATCCTGGAGATGTACCCGAACGACTTCGCCACGCGCGTCGAGGTTGCCGAGCTGACGCAGTGCCTGTGCGGGACCTCGCGCCCGCATTTCTTCGCCGGCGTGACGACCGTCGTGACCAAGCTGTTCCTGCAGAGCCTGCCGGATATCGCGGTATTCGGCGAGAAGGATTATCAGCAGCTTCTGGTCATCCGACAGCTCGTAAAGGACCTGAATTTCCCGATCGAGATCATCGGCGGGCCGATCGTGCGCGAGGCGGACGGATTGGCAATGTCCTCGCGCAACGCGTATCTTAGCGAGGCCGACCGGGCGACCGCACCGCAGCTCTACAAGGTGCTGAGCGACATGGCGGAAGACCTCGGTGCGGGGCGTGACGTCGAGAGCACGCTCGCGATGGGCGCCAACCGGCTGCGCGGGGCGGGTTTTCGCATCGACTATCTGGATGTGCGCACCGACGACACGCTGATCCCGCTGGAAGGGCAGGTGGTCGACTCGGCGCGGATTTTCGCGGCGGTCTGGCTCGGCGAGACACGGCTCATCGACAACGTGCCGATCCACCTGATCGACGATCCGGTTGTTTAG
- a CDS encoding DUF1489 family protein, which yields MHLIKLCVGVESIEDQERRIARRGSEIVHRTRQFPRQADALKDGGSLYWVIKGVIQARQPIRDLRAETDHDGRALCAIVLAPELIPVQPRPRRPFQGWRYLKPEDAPPDLASGANDDIPPGMRAALAELALI from the coding sequence TTGCATCTCATCAAGCTTTGCGTTGGAGTCGAAAGCATCGAGGATCAGGAGCGGCGGATCGCCCGGCGCGGCAGCGAGATCGTGCATCGAACGCGCCAGTTCCCGCGCCAGGCCGACGCGCTCAAGGACGGCGGCTCGCTCTATTGGGTGATCAAGGGAGTGATCCAGGCACGCCAGCCGATCCGCGACTTGCGCGCCGAAACCGACCATGACGGGCGAGCCTTATGCGCCATCGTGCTCGCGCCGGAACTGATCCCGGTGCAGCCGCGCCCCCGCCGCCCGTTCCAGGGCTGGCGCTATCTGAAGCCGGAGGATGCGCCGCCGGACCTCGCCAGCGGCGCGAATGATGACATCCCTCCGGGCATGCGCGCGGCGCTCGCCGAACTCGCTCTGATTTAG
- a CDS encoding DUF1134 domain-containing protein — MTGLMKPLAFVAFALAFVLQAPAAGAEPIKLAQSEQEEGYLPPWQGEEDEATGQDDIGSRDGYEPERLAPPREGRRYDDRYGDEPPRRYDDRPRRYDPPPREAYDEDENYTADEIIAAGHRFFGTVTEGLARVVEYAFSRQGYPNGYILGEEAGGAFVAGLRYGEGMLYTKHLGRHRVFWQGPSIGYDFGAEGSKTMILVYDIQHPGEIYHRFAGVDGSAYFVGGVGITFQRHGEVVLAPIRSGIGLRLGANVGYLKYTREPTWNPF; from the coding sequence ATGACGGGGTTGATGAAGCCGCTGGCCTTCGTGGCCTTTGCGCTTGCCTTCGTGCTCCAGGCGCCGGCCGCAGGCGCAGAGCCGATCAAACTCGCCCAGAGCGAGCAGGAGGAAGGCTATCTGCCGCCATGGCAGGGCGAGGAGGATGAGGCTACCGGGCAGGATGATATCGGCAGCCGCGACGGCTACGAGCCAGAACGGCTGGCGCCGCCGCGCGAGGGCCGGCGCTACGATGACCGCTACGGTGACGAGCCGCCACGCCGGTATGATGACCGGCCGCGCCGCTATGACCCGCCGCCGCGCGAGGCCTATGACGAGGACGAGAACTACACGGCCGACGAGATTATCGCCGCGGGCCACCGCTTTTTCGGCACGGTGACCGAAGGGCTGGCGCGCGTCGTCGAATATGCCTTCTCGCGCCAGGGTTATCCGAACGGCTACATCCTCGGCGAGGAAGCCGGAGGCGCTTTCGTGGCGGGCCTGCGCTACGGCGAGGGCATGCTCTACACAAAGCATCTCGGCCGCCACAGGGTGTTCTGGCAGGGACCGTCGATCGGCTACGATTTCGGCGCTGAAGGCTCCAAGACCATGATCCTGGTTTACGACATCCAGCATCCGGGCGAAATCTATCACCGTTTCGCCGGCGTCGATGGCTCGGCTTATTTTGTTGGCGGCGTCGGCATCACGTTTCAGCGCCATGGGGAGGTGGTCCTGGCGCCGATCCGTTCGGGCATCGGCCTGCGGCTGGGCGCGAACGTCGGTTATCTGAAGTACACGCGCGAGCCGACCTGGAATCCGTTCTAG
- the cysQ gene encoding 3'(2'),5'-bisphosphate nucleotidase CysQ, translating into MILADKRGREYDSPRGDCRMTSADIDFDALAAMLAETAQRAGQAIRKIYAGGLQVREKADASPVTDADEAAEKIILADLARVAPNVPVIAEEAVASGSVPATDDVFFLVDPLDGTKEFVRGTGEFTVNIALVHGDIPRFGLILAPALGELFLTIAEDRAVRAEVGTDTVKPLDSVSHEPLQTRDPAPGRLVALASRSHMNETTERFLETHGVTETFQAGSSLKFCRIAQGLADVYPRLGPTCEWDTAAGDAILRAAGGVVLTEDGTPLRYGKAEDGYRNPGFIAWGRQPVQE; encoded by the coding sequence GTGATTTTAGCTGATAAGCGTGGCCGCGAATATGACAGCCCGCGCGGAGACTGCCGTATGACGTCTGCTGACATCGATTTCGACGCGCTGGCTGCGATGCTGGCCGAGACCGCGCAACGCGCGGGGCAGGCAATCAGGAAAATCTACGCCGGCGGGCTGCAGGTGCGCGAAAAGGCGGATGCCAGCCCGGTGACGGATGCCGACGAGGCAGCGGAGAAGATCATCCTTGCGGATCTGGCACGGGTCGCGCCCAACGTGCCGGTGATCGCGGAGGAGGCGGTTGCCTCCGGCAGTGTCCCTGCAACGGATGACGTGTTTTTCCTCGTCGATCCGCTGGACGGCACCAAGGAGTTCGTGAGGGGCACGGGGGAGTTCACCGTTAACATCGCGCTCGTGCACGGCGATATCCCGCGTTTCGGGTTGATCCTCGCACCGGCTCTGGGCGAGCTTTTTCTAACCATCGCCGAGGATCGTGCCGTCAGGGCGGAAGTCGGGACCGACACGGTCAAACCGCTCGATTCCGTCTCCCACGAGCCGTTACAAACCCGTGACCCCGCTCCCGGCCGGCTGGTCGCGCTGGCCAGCCGTTCGCACATGAACGAAACGACCGAGCGCTTCCTCGAAACGCACGGCGTCACGGAAACGTTTCAGGCCGGCTCTTCCCTTAAATTCTGTCGGATCGCACAAGGCCTGGCGGATGTCTACCCGCGGCTCGGACCGACCTGTGAGTGGGACACTGCCGCGGGGGATGCGATTCTTCGCGCAGCCGGCGGCGTCGTGCTCACCGAGGACGGCACGCCGCTCCGGTACGGCAAGGCCGAAGACGGCTACCGCAATCCCGGCTTCATCGCCTGGGGCCGCCAGCCTGTGCAGGAGTGA
- a CDS encoding histidine phosphotransferase family protein, with protein MTVKPALADIQLTAFMSSRICHDLVGPIGAINNGLELLEEETDEDARAYAQEVILNSAQAAWTRLEFARLAFGASSGMGQAVDIGQAERIARGYVEEGKHRLQWHAPKDIQLDKSHARLLMIIIAIAIPALPVGGALHVDVAAAEGAPTLTVRCVGRNARIPDKVDGILSGADLEGLDPRSILPYYAARLADEAGMTITVAKAGEDVVFTAAPA; from the coding sequence ATGACAGTGAAGCCGGCTTTGGCCGATATCCAGCTAACGGCGTTCATGTCGAGCAGGATTTGCCATGATCTCGTCGGTCCCATAGGGGCGATCAACAACGGTCTGGAACTGCTGGAAGAAGAAACCGATGAGGATGCGCGCGCCTATGCGCAGGAGGTGATCCTCAACAGCGCGCAGGCGGCATGGACCCGGCTGGAATTCGCCCGGCTGGCCTTCGGCGCGTCCTCGGGGATGGGCCAAGCCGTCGACATCGGCCAGGCCGAGCGGATCGCGCGCGGCTACGTCGAGGAGGGCAAGCACCGCCTTCAGTGGCACGCGCCGAAGGACATACAACTCGACAAGAGCCATGCGCGGCTTCTGATGATCATTATCGCGATCGCGATTCCGGCATTACCGGTCGGAGGCGCGCTGCATGTCGATGTCGCCGCCGCGGAAGGCGCGCCGACGCTGACCGTTCGCTGTGTCGGCCGGAATGCGCGCATCCCGGACAAGGTTGACGGCATCCTCTCGGGGGCGGACCTCGAAGGTCTCGATCCGCGCTCGATTCTGCCGTATTACGCGGCACGGCTGGCGGACGAGGCCGGCATGACGATCACTGTTGCCAAGGCGGGTGAGGATGTCGTCTTCACCGCTGCGCCTGCCTAA
- a CDS encoding response regulator, which yields MPYCLIADDSPAMRKVVRGLLMELGFEVDEAANGLEALDSCRARAPDAVLLDWNMPVMDGLGFLHALQDAATGTRPKVIFCTTGAEQTPIIRAMSAGASEYLVKPFDKELLASKFVTLGLA from the coding sequence ATGCCCTACTGCCTGATCGCCGATGACAGCCCGGCCATGCGCAAGGTCGTGCGCGGCCTCCTGATGGAACTTGGCTTTGAAGTGGACGAGGCCGCCAACGGTCTTGAGGCCTTGGACAGCTGCCGCGCCCGCGCGCCAGATGCGGTCCTGCTGGACTGGAACATGCCGGTGATGGACGGGCTCGGCTTTCTCCACGCACTCCAGGACGCTGCGACCGGGACGCGTCCCAAAGTGATCTTTTGCACCACTGGCGCCGAGCAAACGCCGATCATTCGGGCGATGTCCGCTGGCGCGAGCGAATACCTCGTCAAGCCGTTCGACAAGGAGTTGCTGGCCAGCAAGTTCGTCACGCTCGGTCTGGCCTGA
- a CDS encoding CBS domain-containing protein — MNVASILKQKGRDCATITGNQTVQEAVRMLAEKNIGALVVVDEAGDIAGIVSERDIVANLANGHAELLAGPVSRIMTRDVFTCSPSDSTEQLMSQMTRSRIRHLPVKEDGKLAGIISIGDVVKWRIAEIESRNAALQEYIATG; from the coding sequence ATGAATGTGGCGTCCATCCTGAAGCAGAAAGGCCGCGATTGCGCGACCATTACCGGCAATCAGACCGTGCAGGAGGCTGTGCGGATGCTGGCCGAGAAAAACATTGGCGCCCTTGTTGTCGTGGACGAGGCAGGAGACATCGCCGGCATCGTTTCGGAGCGCGACATTGTCGCCAACCTGGCCAACGGACACGCCGAACTGCTGGCCGGGCCGGTATCGCGCATCATGACGCGGGATGTCTTTACCTGCAGCCCATCCGACAGCACCGAACAGCTCATGTCCCAGATGACGCGCAGCCGCATTCGCCACCTGCCTGTTAAAGAGGACGGCAAGCTGGCCGGAATCATATCGATCGGCGATGTCGTAAAGTGGCGAATCGCGGAGATCGAGTCGCGGAACGCGGCGCTGCAGGAATACATTGCGACGGGTTAA
- the hisI gene encoding phosphoribosyl-AMP cyclohydrolase, translated as MTTEEKPRFAAREGVDIEEGEVFAPKFGDSGVLPAVVTDVDTGEVLMLAWMNALALARTIETGEAHYWSRSRGKLWRKGETSGNTQNVVEMRTDCDQDAIWLRVRMAGSGGCCHTGRRSCFYRAVPLGQTAGADTRLEMRDGERLFDPEAVYRKGD; from the coding sequence ATGACGACAGAGGAAAAGCCCCGCTTCGCCGCGCGCGAGGGCGTGGACATCGAGGAAGGCGAGGTTTTCGCGCCGAAATTCGGCGACAGTGGCGTGCTGCCCGCGGTCGTGACTGACGTCGACACAGGAGAAGTTTTGATGCTCGCCTGGATGAACGCGCTGGCGCTCGCGCGCACGATCGAGACCGGCGAGGCGCACTACTGGAGCCGTTCGCGCGGCAAGCTCTGGCGCAAGGGCGAAACCAGCGGCAACACGCAGAACGTCGTGGAAATGCGCACCGACTGCGATCAGGACGCGATCTGGCTAAGAGTGCGCATGGCCGGCTCGGGCGGCTGCTGCCACACGGGCCGGCGCTCTTGCTTTTATCGCGCGGTACCGCTTGGGCAGACAGCCGGGGCCGACACCCGTCTGGAAATGCGTGATGGCGAACGCCTGTTCGACCCTGAAGCGGTCTACCGCAAGGGCGATTAA
- the nth gene encoding endonuclease III, translating into MVQAKPSHVAPVTDSPSRLSPEAIEEMFRRFQEAKPAPESELDYRNPFTLLVAVVLSAQATDAGVNRATEKLFDLADTPEKMVALGEERVRDMIKTIGLYRNKAKNVIALSQKLIEDFDGEVPRDRAALESLPGVGRKTANVVMNVAFGAPTMAVDTHIFRVCNRTGLAPGKTPLDVEHGLEAVVPDKYARHAHHWLILHGRYVCKARKPLCGECVIRDLCLYPDKTA; encoded by the coding sequence ATGGTGCAAGCGAAGCCATCCCACGTCGCTCCAGTCACCGACAGCCCGTCGCGCCTCTCCCCGGAAGCGATCGAGGAGATGTTCCGCCGCTTTCAGGAGGCGAAGCCCGCGCCGGAAAGCGAGCTGGATTATCGCAACCCGTTCACGCTGCTGGTCGCGGTTGTCCTGTCCGCGCAGGCCACGGACGCTGGGGTCAACAGGGCGACCGAAAAACTGTTCGACCTCGCCGACACGCCGGAAAAGATGGTCGCGCTGGGAGAGGAACGCGTGCGCGACATGATCAAGACGATAGGGCTTTACCGCAACAAGGCAAAGAACGTCATCGCCCTGTCGCAGAAGCTGATCGAGGACTTTGACGGCGAAGTGCCGCGCGACCGGGCGGCGCTGGAAAGCCTGCCGGGCGTCGGCCGGAAGACCGCCAACGTCGTGATGAACGTTGCTTTCGGCGCGCCGACCATGGCGGTCGACACCCACATCTTCCGCGTCTGCAACCGGACCGGCCTTGCGCCGGGCAAGACGCCGCTGGATGTAGAGCACGGTCTCGAGGCGGTGGTTCCTGACAAATACGCCCGCCACGCGCACCACTGGCTGATCCTGCACGGGCGCTATGTCTGCAAGGCGCGCAAGCCGCTATGCGGCGAATGCGTGATCCGCGACTTGTGCCTCTATCCCGACAAGACCGCCTGA
- a CDS encoding adenosine kinase, with protein MSMELDVVGIGNAIVDIIARCDDDFIAAEGLAKGGMRLIDAGEADRLYSKMGPATEMSGGSAANTCAGLASLGARTAFIGKVADDQFGTIFKHDIRSIGVEYETPQSHSNAPTARCLVLVTPDGERTMSTYLGASTELGNGEIVPEVIRTARVTYLEGYLFDPPEAKAAFHEAARIAAEAGRQVALSLSDTFCVERHRAAFRSLIQGGVDVLFGNQEEVCALYETDTLEDALPQLRAECTLAAVTRSGEGSIIMTPEDTIEIPAAHVDEVVDTTGAGDLYAAGFLHGLARGRPLPECGRLASLAAAEIISHIGARPETSLADLAKSNGLAA; from the coding sequence ATGAGTATGGAACTTGACGTGGTCGGAATCGGCAATGCCATCGTTGATATCATCGCGCGCTGTGACGACGACTTCATCGCCGCCGAAGGGCTGGCGAAGGGGGGTATGCGCCTGATCGACGCGGGCGAGGCCGACCGGCTCTACAGCAAGATGGGGCCAGCCACAGAGATGTCCGGCGGCTCCGCCGCCAACACCTGCGCGGGGCTTGCTTCTCTCGGCGCGCGTACGGCCTTCATCGGCAAGGTGGCCGATGACCAGTTCGGTACGATTTTCAAGCACGATATCCGCTCGATCGGCGTTGAGTACGAGACGCCCCAGAGCCACAGCAACGCGCCGACCGCGCGCTGTCTTGTGCTGGTCACGCCAGACGGCGAGCGCACGATGAGCACCTATCTCGGGGCGTCCACCGAGCTGGGCAACGGTGAGATCGTACCCGAGGTGATCCGCACGGCGCGCGTCACATACCTGGAGGGCTATCTGTTCGATCCGCCGGAAGCGAAGGCGGCGTTCCATGAGGCCGCGCGCATCGCCGCGGAGGCCGGCCGGCAGGTCGCGCTGAGCCTGTCCGACACCTTCTGCGTCGAGCGCCACCGTGCCGCGTTCCGCAGCCTGATCCAGGGCGGGGTGGATGTGCTGTTCGGCAATCAGGAAGAGGTTTGTGCGCTTTACGAGACCGACACGCTGGAGGACGCGCTGCCGCAACTCCGCGCCGAATGCACGCTGGCGGCAGTGACGCGCAGCGGGGAGGGCTCAATCATCATGACACCGGAAGACACCATCGAGATCCCGGCGGCGCATGTCGATGAGGTCGTGGACACCACCGGCGCGGGCGATCTGTACGCCGCCGGCTTCCTGCACGGCCTGGCGCGCGGGCGGCCACTGCCGGAGTGCGGACGGCTGGCGAGCCTGGCGGCGGCTGAGATCATCTCGCATATCGGCGCGCGGCCCGAGACCTCGCTGGCCGATCTGGCCAAGAGCAACGGCCTGGCGGCTTAA